One window of the Candidatus Zixiibacteriota bacterium genome contains the following:
- a CDS encoding hypothetical protein (Evidence 5 : Unknown function) encodes MRNRIELKKNRLARISLLSVSFFVAVIVLIGCGKNKKTETPAPILSPTVEVKNHEIKKKGDNYKLEIDYPSVGNRLVDTTTRNFAENEIDSFRAAIGTERLSHNWINELTMKYDAMFRPDSLLGFKFEIYTFTGGAHGNTRVVTMNFDLKNNRRLALSDLFAIGAVFLDTLSAISREDLKKQLGEYGQDDWIAKGAGPEPENFQRFLIGPDSLYFYFEQYTVAPYAAGVQKVSIPLVRLKKFLNESFLKD; translated from the coding sequence ATGCGGAACCGGATTGAATTAAAAAAGAACCGCCTCGCGCGAATTTCCCTTCTCTCCGTCTCGTTTTTTGTGGCGGTCATAGTTCTCATCGGCTGCGGGAAAAACAAAAAGACCGAAACCCCGGCGCCGATTTTAAGCCCGACTGTTGAGGTCAAAAATCATGAGATCAAGAAGAAGGGGGATAATTATAAATTAGAAATAGATTACCCGTCAGTAGGAAACCGGCTGGTTGATACAACGACAAGGAATTTCGCCGAGAATGAAATAGATTCTTTTCGCGCCGCGATCGGAACCGAGCGGCTGTCCCATAATTGGATCAACGAATTGACCATGAAGTATGACGCAATGTTCCGGCCGGACAGTCTTCTCGGATTCAAGTTTGAAATTTATACTTTCACCGGCGGGGCGCATGGCAACACCCGGGTCGTGACGATGAATTTCGATCTGAAAAACAACCGCCGCCTGGCCCTGAGCGACCTATTCGCGATCGGCGCCGTATTTCTGGATACTCTTTCGGCGATCTCCCGCGAAGACCTAAAAAAGCAACTGGGTGAATACGGGCAGGATGATTGGATCGCCAAAGGGGCCGGGCCGGAGCCGGAAAATTTTCAGAGATTTTTAATCGGCCCCGATTCCCTTTATTTCTACTTCGAGCAGTACACCGTCGCCCCGTACGCCGCCGGGGTGCAGAAGGTCAGTATCCCATTGGTGCGGTTGAAGAAATTTCTTAATGAATCATTTCTGAAAGATTAA
- a CDS encoding hypothetical protein (Evidence 5 : Unknown function), with product MTTPKFKARHRQPIFSLVLLICLLLAFQVSLGMAPIDSSNAIRPASLSSPNLQAAVHDVNKVHLVVTNKGQLGWDGKIWDSVSAGGGSCLYPYPYKIENLYAGGFWVGAIVGDDTLVTTGYNDFPDISEFWPESSPDGAIISHSTRDSDPETKSDLDIIAVYTDTLTDTDIVKPDPYDNRPHKPLGIKITQSSYTWNNPIAEDIVIFYMKVSNIGPNILKKMYFGIYIDGDVFRYPNVTGYNDDLCGFRKTNESFQGCNFIDTLNLAWISDNNGFDAGDNCPYTDSSLTSVMGVHLIWAPSDSLKTSFNWWIMNSDPQYDFGPRQIGTAEDPFRDFGFGLGTPVGDANKYYMMSHPEIDYDQHEITSLHPGWLPAPENAMSIVRGADIRYLLSFGPFEMEPGQTLPIAFAYVGGAHFLDEYCNYHPAFGWGWYDLLGFDDIAKNAVMAGWIYDNPGVDTDGDGYYGKYRICGHDSILVVDSLSHPPYFESTYVYTSADTFYYTGDAYPDLKIPDNPTDIPDPGPVPSLPDGFSIGQNYPNPFNLSTVISYDLPRRAEVSLTIYNIMGQIVRKIEIGSKPAGKYSVVWDGNNDDGQAVASGIYLYKIDAGSCTATKKMILLK from the coding sequence ATGACCACTCCAAAATTCAAGGCAAGGCACCGCCAACCTATTTTTAGTTTGGTTCTTCTGATATGCCTGCTCCTGGCTTTTCAGGTATCGTTGGGCATGGCCCCAATCGATTCTTCAAACGCCATTCGGCCCGCAAGTTTGTCCAGCCCCAATCTGCAGGCGGCAGTTCATGATGTAAATAAGGTCCATCTTGTTGTCACCAATAAGGGCCAATTGGGATGGGACGGCAAAATATGGGATTCCGTTTCCGCAGGAGGAGGCTCCTGCCTGTACCCATATCCATATAAAATCGAAAATCTTTACGCCGGCGGTTTCTGGGTGGGCGCCATTGTCGGGGACGATACTCTGGTGACGACAGGCTATAATGACTTTCCCGATATCAGCGAATTTTGGCCGGAATCGTCTCCCGACGGGGCGATTATTAGCCATTCCACAAGAGATAGCGATCCGGAGACAAAATCCGATCTGGATATTATCGCTGTCTATACCGACACACTCACCGACACCGATATCGTAAAACCGGACCCTTATGATAACCGCCCCCATAAACCGCTCGGCATCAAAATCACCCAGAGCAGTTACACCTGGAACAATCCAATCGCCGAAGACATAGTCATTTTTTACATGAAGGTCAGCAATATCGGGCCGAACATTCTTAAAAAGATGTATTTTGGCATTTATATCGACGGCGATGTCTTCCGTTACCCGAATGTCACCGGTTACAACGACGATCTTTGCGGTTTTCGAAAGACCAATGAATCGTTTCAGGGCTGCAATTTTATCGATACTCTGAATCTGGCCTGGATATCCGACAACAACGGCTTTGACGCCGGCGACAATTGCCCGTACACCGACAGTTCCCTGACATCAGTGATGGGGGTGCATTTGATCTGGGCCCCTTCCGACTCCCTCAAGACTTCGTTCAACTGGTGGATCATGAACTCCGATCCCCAGTACGATTTCGGCCCGCGCCAAATCGGCACCGCCGAAGACCCGTTCCGTGATTTCGGTTTCGGGCTGGGAACACCGGTGGGCGACGCCAATAAATATTATATGATGAGTCACCCGGAAATAGATTATGACCAGCACGAAATCACATCCCTTCATCCCGGATGGCTTCCGGCGCCCGAAAATGCCATGTCGATAGTGCGAGGTGCGGATATCCGCTATTTGCTGTCGTTCGGTCCGTTTGAAATGGAGCCGGGTCAAACTCTTCCCATTGCATTTGCTTATGTGGGAGGGGCGCACTTTCTGGATGAATACTGCAACTATCACCCCGCCTTCGGCTGGGGATGGTATGATTTGCTCGGTTTTGATGATATCGCCAAAAATGCCGTTATGGCCGGGTGGATCTATGATAATCCCGGGGTTGATACCGACGGCGACGGCTATTATGGGAAGTACCGAATTTGCGGCCATGATTCCATATTGGTTGTCGATTCGCTTTCGCATCCTCCCTATTTTGAATCCACCTATGTTTATACCTCGGCGGATACTTTCTATTATACAGGCGACGCCTATCCCGATTTAAAAATACCCGATAATCCGACCGATATTCCCGATCCGGGTCCTGTACCGTCTTTGCCTGATGGTTTTTCTATCGGCCAGAATTATCCCAATCCGTTCAACTTGTCCACCGTGATATCGTATGATTTGCCGCGGCGGGCGGAGGTTTCATTGACCATATACAACATTATGGGCCAGATTGTGCGGAAGATAGAAATCGGCTCGAAACCGGCCGGAAAATATTCCGTGGTCTGGGACGGCAATAATGATGACGGTCAGGCGGTCGCCAGCGGGATATATCTTTATAAAATCGACGCCGGCAGTTGCACCGCGACAAAGAAGATGATCCTGCTGAAATAA
- a CDS encoding conserved hypothetical protein (Evidence 4 : Unknown function but conserved in other organisms), producing the protein MKTGQVIILGISIVAAFLIFGIFFYAARGNQNTVSVVGAATKRFDSDIVKWRITLNRTSDIKELSTGYRLIQADLQVLKGLLKERNIDDKDISIQPIGTDPVYGPQGQTSNYNIRQSLFVVTANIAAVEELALNPAALLDKGVIMQNSNLEYLNSQLAEIKMALLSEATKDARKRAEEIAKNSGASLGTVTSLKAGVFQINEPYSNEVSDYGMYNTQTKTKDITVTVRASFIIK; encoded by the coding sequence ATGAAAACCGGTCAGGTCATTATCTTAGGCATATCAATTGTCGCCGCCTTCCTTATTTTTGGCATCTTTTTTTATGCGGCGCGGGGAAATCAAAATACTGTCAGTGTCGTGGGGGCGGCTACCAAACGTTTCGATTCCGATATCGTGAAATGGCGGATAACATTGAATCGGACTTCAGATATTAAAGAACTCAGCACCGGGTACCGTCTGATCCAGGCCGATCTACAGGTTTTAAAGGGCCTTCTTAAGGAACGAAATATCGATGACAAAGATATTTCGATTCAGCCGATAGGTACCGATCCGGTCTACGGTCCTCAGGGGCAGACCTCGAATTACAATATCAGGCAGAGTCTGTTTGTCGTGACAGCGAATATCGCGGCCGTGGAGGAATTGGCCCTCAATCCGGCGGCGCTTCTCGACAAGGGTGTAATTATGCAGAATTCCAATCTGGAATATCTGAACTCCCAACTGGCGGAAATAAAAATGGCCCTTCTTTCGGAGGCCACCAAGGATGCCCGCAAGCGGGCCGAGGAAATCGCCAAAAATTCCGGGGCGTCGCTGGGTACCGTGACCTCCCTGAAAGCCGGGGTGTTCCAGATCAATGAGCCGTATTCCAATGAAGTCAGCGATTACGGCATGTATAATACTCAAACCAAAACCAAGGATATCACCGTGACAGTACGGGCATCGTTTATAATAAAGTGA
- a CDS encoding hypothetical protein (Evidence 5 : Unknown function) codes for MKWRDSQLPLNIGRKTPFCIKIFLRKIVFVKNFTQAVAKWAAFRYNTTIENTHKIEIKI; via the coding sequence TTGAAATGGCGCGATAGCCAATTGCCTCTAAATATAGGACGAAAGACTCCCTTTTGTATAAAAATATTTTTGAGGAAAATTGTCTTTGTGAAAAATTTCACCCAGGCGGTTGCCAAATGGGCCGCTTTTCGCTATAATACGACTATTGAAAATACACACAAAATAGAGATAAAAATATGA
- a CDS encoding hypothetical protein (Evidence 5 : Unknown function) yields the protein MKAIRNDRAPAGSPVAEISSGNLTIIPVTGLESLKAHFEAWNKLLLELPLPMPMWSYIWVVTALQHFLLPDEDWVCLMAYENLAMVGILPLIISRPKFGLRSKPIFRTIFNWHTLSVGCMTRPGYEKTVVTGILDSLAAVHPNWNGVEVTRVQDMSPLVLAVNDSPKGFRSIRRLNGYGSYIKVSGSYDDYLAGLDGKFVRNLRRLERKMENLPELELSIITDGAEKEEHFERFLDVEKRSWKGKKGSAIAQTPALAKFYRDLSRGLGEQGWLEWYFLSTMGKTIAAMMTIRIGGRLVIHKIGYDEKYSSYSPGNKLFEKMIQRAFADGAITEIDCLTAYPWNENWNMATREFYDLEIFPNRPRAFLTGYLPAKMLNYIGHGSYVRKKGRILYDIAGQILGGRKKKPQNGTNGMSR from the coding sequence TTGAAGGCAATAAGAAATGACAGGGCACCGGCCGGGAGTCCTGTAGCTGAAATTTCTTCGGGCAATCTGACCATCATCCCGGTGACCGGCCTTGAAAGCCTTAAAGCGCACTTCGAAGCCTGGAACAAATTACTCCTCGAGTTGCCGCTTCCGATGCCGATGTGGTCGTATATCTGGGTGGTCACTGCCTTACAGCATTTCCTCTTGCCGGATGAAGACTGGGTCTGCCTTATGGCGTATGAAAATCTCGCCATGGTCGGGATTTTGCCGCTGATCATAAGCCGACCGAAATTCGGCCTCCGGTCCAAACCGATTTTTCGGACCATCTTCAACTGGCACACTCTATCTGTCGGCTGCATGACAAGACCCGGATACGAGAAGACGGTCGTCACCGGCATTCTTGATTCCCTGGCCGCCGTTCATCCGAACTGGAATGGAGTGGAAGTTACCCGTGTCCAAGATATGTCGCCGCTGGTGCTGGCCGTGAATGACAGCCCCAAAGGATTCCGGTCGATCCGCCGCCTGAACGGCTATGGCTCGTACATAAAGGTCAGCGGATCGTATGACGATTATCTCGCCGGGCTTGACGGCAAGTTTGTCCGCAATTTGCGCCGTCTCGAAAGAAAAATGGAAAACCTTCCGGAGCTGGAACTCTCTATTATTACCGACGGCGCTGAAAAAGAGGAGCATTTTGAGCGGTTTCTTGATGTGGAGAAGAGATCCTGGAAAGGGAAAAAGGGTTCGGCGATCGCCCAGACGCCCGCGCTGGCGAAATTCTACCGCGACCTGAGCCGGGGGTTGGGAGAACAGGGGTGGCTGGAGTGGTATTTCCTTTCGACCATGGGCAAGACGATCGCCGCCATGATGACCATCCGCATCGGCGGACGGCTGGTGATACATAAAATCGGCTATGATGAAAAATATTCGTCCTATTCGCCGGGGAATAAATTGTTCGAGAAGATGATTCAGCGGGCCTTCGCCGATGGCGCCATCACCGAAATTGACTGCCTGACCGCCTATCCCTGGAACGAAAACTGGAACATGGCCACCCGCGAATTTTACGATCTGGAGATTTTCCCGAACCGGCCGCGGGCTTTCCTCACCGGCTATCTGCCGGCAAAAATGCTCAATTATATCGGGCATGGTTCGTATGTGAGAAAAAAGGGGCGAATTTTGTATGACATAGCGGGACAGATTCTGGGCGGGCGGAAGAAAAAACCGCAAAACGGCACCAATGGCATGAGCCGCTGA
- a CDS encoding FRG domain protein, with amino-acid sequence MTSKAKFPKLKEIRISKLVEIFKIIEKYPSLKLFRGQSDASWKLIPRISRLYEAEKVPDTWPRLESFILDEFKQYAVININKEPRSKFEWMSIGQHYGLPTRLLDWTTNPLKASYFAIAENYEKDGALFALSPSAWIPKFEADDDIDMIKHLIPVFPDMIDSRIVAQEGCFTIFPHAPDKKPYRPLEDTTAYNASYLMMLKIVIPRDKKRTFRHDLNKLGVNSRTLFPDLSGLSDFIAWKFKEGMI; translated from the coding sequence ATGACAAGTAAAGCAAAGTTTCCAAAATTAAAGGAAATTAGAATCTCCAAATTAGTTGAGATTTTCAAAATCATTGAAAAATATCCGTCGCTTAAATTATTTCGAGGGCAATCCGATGCCAGTTGGAAATTAATTCCGAGAATTTCTAGGTTATATGAGGCGGAAAAGGTTCCCGATACGTGGCCAAGATTAGAATCCTTTATTCTGGATGAATTTAAGCAATATGCTGTAATTAATATTAACAAAGAGCCTAGGAGCAAATTCGAGTGGATGTCAATTGGACAACATTATGGATTGCCTACAAGATTGCTGGATTGGACCACCAATCCACTGAAAGCATCGTATTTCGCCATAGCGGAGAATTATGAAAAAGATGGCGCTTTATTCGCACTTTCTCCGTCCGCATGGATTCCGAAATTTGAGGCTGATGATGATATTGATATGATTAAACATTTAATTCCTGTATTTCCAGATATGATTGATTCAAGAATTGTGGCTCAGGAAGGTTGTTTTACAATATTTCCTCACGCTCCTGATAAAAAGCCTTATAGACCGCTGGAAGATACGACTGCCTATAATGCTAGTTATTTAATGATGCTTAAAATTGTTATCCCGCGTGATAAAAAGCGGACCTTTAGGCACGATTTGAATAAATTGGGAGTAAATAGCAGAACGCTATTTCCTGATTTATCAGGGTTATCAGATTTTATTGCATGGAAATTTAAAGAAGGTATGATTTAG
- a CDS encoding hypothetical protein (Evidence 5 : Unknown function): protein MRSKREIRDEVIKELKDRGVFEKFTPIQIEREVDGRFHWERVIAEAEEEQKEHGEVRIEFIASPGDEFCRMCWEMNGKSLSLDELKKMKNKWACRCALVLPEKE from the coding sequence ATGCGCTCCAAGCGAGAAATAAGAGACGAAGTCATTAAAGAATTGAAGGACCGCGGGGTTTTCGAGAAATTCACACCGATACAGATTGAGCGGGAGGTTGACGGGCGGTTCCACTGGGAGCGGGTTATCGCCGAAGCCGAAGAGGAGCAGAAAGAGCACGGCGAGGTGCGGATTGAGTTTATCGCCTCGCCGGGCGACGAATTCTGCCGGATGTGCTGGGAGATGAACGGCAAATCACTTTCGCTTGATGAACTCAAGAAGATGAAAAACAAATGGGCCTGCCGGTGTGCCCTGGTCCTGCCGGAAAAAGAATAG
- a CDS encoding conserved hypothetical protein (Evidence 4 : Unknown function but conserved in other organisms) — MESEYQIDWFEKEDDEDVDGHFKEYEISASPNDFNINTIFDFINSGVVEIPGFQRNYVWDKKRASKLIESIIMGIPIPQLFLYERAKNSYIVIDGHQRLMSIYYFRKSRFPKKEARAKLRRIFNEEGRIPDSVLYDNSYFTEFNLELADPTESKKNKLHGLNYNTLAEYKSSFDLKTIRNIFIKQLKPPEDDGAIYELFNRLNTGGVNLAPQEIRASLYHSHFYDMLNKINLSPEWRKLIGLEDPDIHMKDLEILLRGFAMLLEGKAYSQSMVRFLNTFSNKAKSMKSDRVKYLEELFLAFIGACNELSTLDFTFKTRKFNALIYEAVFSAVCKRSLIADKIFIPNIVPGQLETLKKDDEFVKATQLETARKINVDKRLEKAEAIFCKS; from the coding sequence ATGGAATCTGAATATCAAATTGATTGGTTTGAAAAAGAAGATGATGAGGATGTGGATGGGCACTTCAAGGAATATGAAATAAGTGCATCACCAAATGATTTCAATATTAATACCATTTTTGATTTTATAAATTCAGGCGTAGTGGAAATTCCAGGATTTCAGAGAAATTACGTTTGGGACAAAAAGAGAGCCTCAAAATTAATAGAATCGATTATAATGGGAATTCCCATTCCACAATTATTTCTATATGAAAGAGCGAAAAATAGCTACATAGTGATTGATGGTCATCAGCGTCTCATGAGCATTTATTATTTTAGAAAGAGCAGGTTTCCAAAAAAGGAAGCGCGTGCCAAACTTAGGCGAATTTTTAATGAAGAGGGCAGAATACCTGATTCAGTTCTTTATGATAACAGCTACTTTACCGAATTCAATCTAGAATTGGCCGACCCCACGGAATCAAAAAAGAATAAATTACACGGCCTTAATTATAATACACTGGCGGAGTATAAATCAAGTTTTGACCTTAAAACAATTAGAAATATCTTCATAAAGCAGCTAAAGCCTCCTGAAGATGATGGGGCTATTTACGAATTATTCAATAGGCTTAACACGGGGGGGGTGAACTTGGCTCCGCAAGAAATAAGGGCAAGCCTCTATCATTCTCATTTTTATGACATGCTTAATAAAATAAATTTATCACCAGAATGGCGAAAGCTAATTGGTCTTGAAGATCCTGATATTCATATGAAGGATCTTGAAATTTTGCTCCGAGGATTTGCAATGTTATTAGAGGGGAAGGCTTACTCCCAGTCAATGGTGCGATTTCTTAACACTTTTTCAAATAAAGCCAAATCTATGAAATCAGATCGCGTCAAATATCTTGAAGAATTATTTTTGGCCTTCATTGGAGCGTGCAATGAATTGTCTACTTTAGATTTTACTTTTAAAACACGAAAATTTAACGCCTTGATATACGAGGCGGTTTTTTCAGCAGTTTGCAAGAGGAGCCTTATTGCAGATAAAATATTTATTCCAAATATTGTTCCCGGGCAACTAGAAACGCTAAAGAAGGACGACGAATTTGTAAAGGCAACACAGCTGGAGACGGCACGCAAAATTAATGTAGATAAAAGACTGGAAAAAGCTGAAGCAATATTCTGCAAATCATGA
- a CDS encoding putative cytoplasmic protein (Evidence 3 : Putative function from multiple computational evidences), whose protein sequence is MPNNDRHKKEECQLEVVYEAGIPPTSMDRTRNLLLRILSAFRRRTYKSKYGPLSNYVGGPGIGVSDDPNERITVGTGPEPKIVFSPGETVIIKAVTEIQATLDKDGRCEGLQFMLGMRKYCGQEARVLKKVRTIFDERLWKMVKIRDAYLLEKVTCDGRDVFDGEGCDRTCYFFWKSRWLRKKN, encoded by the coding sequence ATGCCGAATAATGACCGTCACAAGAAAGAGGAGTGCCAACTTGAAGTGGTTTATGAAGCCGGAATTCCGCCGACTTCAATGGACCGCACTCGCAACCTTCTCCTGCGCATCCTAAGCGCTTTCCGGCGTAGAACTTACAAAAGTAAGTATGGTCCTCTTTCCAACTATGTCGGCGGCCCCGGTATCGGGGTGAGCGATGACCCGAACGAAAGGATTACGGTCGGAACCGGCCCGGAGCCGAAGATAGTCTTCAGCCCGGGAGAGACCGTTATTATTAAAGCGGTCACTGAAATTCAGGCGACACTCGATAAGGACGGCCGTTGCGAGGGGCTTCAATTCATGCTGGGGATGCGGAAGTACTGCGGGCAGGAAGCCCGGGTATTGAAAAAAGTCCGCACCATATTCGATGAACGTCTCTGGAAGATGGTTAAAATCAGGGATGCTTATCTTCTTGAGAAAGTCACCTGCGACGGGCGGGATGTTTTCGACGGCGAGGGGTGCGACCGCACCTGCTATTTTTTCTGGAAGAGCCGCTGGCTCAGGAAAAAGAACTGA
- a CDS encoding conserved hypothetical protein (Evidence 4 : Unknown function but conserved in other organisms), which produces MTLIESLYKQNQEIANYLKGKDEVTFASDLNASLGKLLVMAMGSYFECEITNLIMDYITEKTNQHKSISSFVKNKAISRQYHTYFQWKDNNANSFFGLFGEDFKNNCISQVRAIPNLAEGIKAFIEIGVWRNHLAHENFNSIDLPKTAEEFYDLYNKAEFFLSFFKKQLKNST; this is translated from the coding sequence ATGACTCTAATAGAATCATTATATAAGCAAAATCAAGAAATTGCTAACTATTTAAAAGGTAAGGATGAAGTAACTTTTGCATCCGATCTGAATGCATCATTGGGCAAATTACTAGTAATGGCTATGGGCAGCTATTTTGAATGCGAAATAACAAATTTAATTATGGATTACATAACAGAAAAAACCAATCAACATAAATCAATATCTTCATTCGTTAAAAATAAGGCCATCTCAAGGCAGTATCATACATATTTCCAATGGAAAGACAATAATGCGAATAGTTTCTTTGGCCTTTTCGGCGAAGATTTCAAGAATAATTGCATCTCGCAAGTGAGAGCCATACCCAATCTTGCGGAGGGTATTAAAGCATTTATTGAAATTGGAGTTTGGCGGAATCACTTGGCTCATGAGAATTTTAATTCAATAGATCTACCCAAAACTGCCGAAGAATTCTATGATTTATATAATAAGGCCGAATTTTTTCTCAGTTTCTTCAAAAAACAGTTAAAAAATAGCACTTGA
- the iorA gene encoding Indolepyruvate oxidoreductase subunit IorA yields the protein MRRLLSGNEAVARGALEAGVKLAVGYPGTPSTEILETLAEEYRSIYSQWSPNEKVAFEVGIGGSLGGGRALVTMKHVGLNVAADPFMTFAYTGVNAGFVVISADDPEMHSSQNEQDNRFFAKFAQVPFLEPSDSQEAKDMTVKAFEISEKFDTPVVLRLTTRISHSKGIVDEGEPVQLPESGFKRDMQKYVMIPANAKKRHVVVLERLQKMAKFSEETELNRVENNGSEVGIITGGIAYQYAKDNLPDADYLKIGFGFPLPIEKIRKFVGSHKINLAIEELEPYYEEIINAAGIKVEGKKYFSRLGELSPYKVALGLKEAGILKEARGAEIAPEQLFPRPPILCPGCPHRGAYMALRKLGVAVTGDIGCYTLGVLPPLEYLDSCICMGASIGNAIGIDKVRGHPKGTVAVIGDSTFLHSGITGLLDAVYNKSNVTIIILDNRVTAMTGGQQHPATGYTLMGEPTRSVNFVELARALGVESVHEVDPYDYKGLLDTIEAEINRPGPSVIITNRPCVLMPKRILDRPYTVVAEDCNGCSACFRIGCPAIAPSTEMTKHGRPKAVIDPVLCTGCTLCAQVCQPEAIVPVPETAAVK from the coding sequence ATGAGAAGATTATTGTCGGGAAATGAAGCGGTCGCCCGCGGGGCGCTCGAGGCCGGAGTCAAACTGGCGGTCGGCTATCCGGGGACCCCTTCGACCGAAATACTGGAAACCCTGGCCGAGGAATACCGCTCGATATATTCGCAGTGGTCGCCCAACGAAAAAGTGGCGTTCGAAGTCGGCATCGGGGGGTCGCTCGGTGGCGGACGGGCGCTGGTGACCATGAAGCATGTTGGCCTCAATGTCGCCGCCGATCCCTTCATGACTTTCGCCTATACCGGGGTCAACGCCGGGTTCGTGGTGATATCGGCCGATGACCCGGAAATGCATTCCTCGCAGAACGAGCAGGACAACCGCTTTTTCGCCAAATTCGCGCAGGTGCCGTTTCTGGAGCCCTCCGATTCCCAGGAAGCCAAGGATATGACGGTCAAGGCGTTCGAGATTTCGGAAAAATTCGATACCCCGGTGGTGCTTCGCCTGACCACCCGTATCTCGCACTCCAAGGGTATTGTCGACGAGGGCGAGCCGGTGCAATTGCCGGAGAGCGGTTTCAAGCGGGATATGCAGAAATATGTGATGATACCGGCCAACGCCAAGAAACGTCACGTGGTGGTGCTGGAACGTCTGCAGAAGATGGCGAAATTTTCCGAAGAAACCGAATTGAACCGGGTCGAAAACAACGGTTCCGAGGTCGGCATTATCACCGGCGGGATCGCCTATCAGTACGCCAAAGACAACCTGCCTGACGCCGATTATCTCAAAATCGGTTTCGGCTTTCCCCTCCCGATCGAAAAAATCCGCAAGTTTGTGGGCTCGCATAAAATCAATCTGGCCATCGAAGAACTGGAACCGTACTACGAAGAAATCATCAATGCCGCCGGGATAAAGGTCGAAGGGAAAAAATATTTTTCGCGGCTGGGAGAACTGTCGCCGTACAAGGTGGCGCTCGGCCTGAAAGAGGCGGGGATATTGAAAGAAGCGCGCGGCGCCGAAATCGCACCCGAGCAGTTGTTCCCGCGTCCGCCGATCCTCTGTCCCGGCTGTCCCCACCGCGGTGCCTATATGGCGCTTCGCAAACTCGGCGTGGCGGTCACCGGCGATATCGGCTGTTACACGCTGGGGGTTCTGCCGCCGCTCGAATATCTTGATTCCTGCATCTGCATGGGGGCCTCCATCGGCAACGCCATCGGTATCGACAAGGTCCGCGGGCACCCCAAAGGGACGGTGGCGGTGATCGGCGATTCGACCTTCCTTCATTCCGGTATCACCGGCCTTCTGGACGCCGTCTATAACAAAAGCAATGTCACGATAATCATTCTCGATAACCGCGTCACCGCCATGACCGGCGGTCAGCAGCATCCGGCGACCGGATATACCCTGATGGGGGAACCGACCCGCTCGGTAAATTTCGTGGAACTGGCCCGGGCGCTTGGAGTCGAATCGGTGCATGAGGTCGATCCGTATGATTATAAAGGATTGCTCGATACCATCGAGGCGGAAATCAACCGTCCGGGGCCGTCGGTGATAATTACCAATCGTCCCTGTGTCCTGATGCCGAAACGGATCCTGGATCGTCCGTACACGGTGGTGGCAGAAGACTGCAACGGCTGCAGCGCCTGTTTCCGGATCGGCTGCCCGGCGATTGCGCCGTCGACCGAAATGACCAAGCACGGCCGCCCCAAGGCGGTTATCGACCCGGTGCTCTGCACCGGCTGCACGCTCTGCGCGCAGGTCTGCCAGCCGGAAGCGATCGTGCCGGTTCCTGAAACCGCGGCGGTCAAGTGA